One Setaria italica strain Yugu1 chromosome I, Setaria_italica_v2.0, whole genome shotgun sequence DNA window includes the following coding sequences:
- the LOC101780027 gene encoding fasciclin-like arabinogalactan protein 6, translating to MEMASHTVLSLLLLLPFLFAAAADVAPGPSPPGELNLTGILENGGQYSTLLRLLQTTRIAQQLTEQLKNSYDGLTFFAPNDDAFTKLKTGTLNGLSDQQKIQLLLYHVLPRYYSVTTFQTASNPLPTEGSGPGGMYTVNVTTTTSSHLVNMSTGVVDVPISSTLVARFPLAVYSIDAVLLPEQLFGASRKAVAPAPAGQAAGAAAGKAAARKKGGVPKSDVAAEPSAAGKETEDSTKAAAACRGMSAGWTTIAAFALMAVVNLVGA from the coding sequence ATGGAAATGGCCTCTCACACCGtcctctcccttctcctcctcctccctttcctCTTCGCCGCGGCAGCCGACGTCGCCCCTGGTCCATCCCCACCCGGGGAGCTCAACCTGACCGGCATCCTTGAAAATGGCGGGCAGTACTCGACGCTGCTCCGCCTCCTGCAGACCACCCGGATCGCCCAGCAGCTCACCGAGCAGCTCAAGAACTCGTACGACGGCCTGACCTTCTTCGCGCCCAACGATGACGCCTTCACCAAGCTCAAGACGGGCACGCTCAACGGCCTCTCCGACCAGCAGAAGATCCAGCTGCTGCTTTACCACGTCCTGCCCCGGTACTACAGCGTCACCACCTTCCAGACGGCCAGCAACCCGCTGCCCACCGAGGGGTCGGGCCCCGGCGGCATGTACACCGTCAAcgtgaccaccaccaccagcagccacCTGGTGAACATGTCCACGGGCGTCGTCGACGTGCCCATCAGCAGCACGCTCGTGGCCAGGTTCCCGCTCGCCGTCTACTCCATCGACGCCGTGCTCCTGCCGGAGCAGCTGTTCGGCGCGTCGCGCAAGGCGGttgcgccggcgcccgcggggCAGGCTGCTGGAGCGGCGGCTGGGAAGGCGGCAGCGCGGAAGAAGGGTGGTGTCCCGAAGAGCGACGTGGCAGCGGAGCCGTCGGCAGCGGGGAAGGAGACAGAAGACAGCACgaaagcggcggcggcttgTAGAGGGATGAGTGCGGGGTGGACGACGATTGCTGCTTTTGCTCTCATGGCCGTTGTCAATCTGGTCGGCGCTTGA